A region of the Chryseobacterium cucumeris genome:
TTGAAATCATAGTTTATTCATTTGAAGTAGTGCAAATATCTGATAAAATATTTATCCTACAAAAAAAGTAGACTATTAATTCAAAAAAAAGGACCGGGTTAATCCACCAGATCCATTAAAGTTTTACTTTCCAGAATATTCAGAGAAGCATCGCGAACTTCTATCAGGACATCATGAAGCCCGCAGTGATCTTCATTGCAGTCATCACATTTCTCATAAAAATTGAGACTTACGCAGGGAAGCATCGCAATAGGACCGTTGACAAGACGGATGATCTTTGCCAGTTTCACATTTTCCGGATTTTCTTTGAAAAAGTATCCTCCACCCTTTCCTTTTTTACTGTCGAGGATTTCCGCTTTTTTCAGTTCAAGAAGGATATTTTCCAAAAACTTTAAAGGAATTTTTTTATGTTCCGCAATTTCAGAAATAAGAATCGGGCCGTCATTTCTTTTTTCTACAAGATATGACAGCGCCTTAAAAGCATATTGAGATTTTTTTGAAAGCATTAAAGCAAAAATACGAAAATTGTTTAATATTTGAAAAAGACCTGAAAACAGGAATAACAAACGAAAAAAATGTCGGTGTATCTATCCGTAATTTTACGGTTTTAGGTACCACAATTTTGCCTTTCTCCTATTAAATCATTATGTTTGCCATATGTTCAGCAAACAAGAAGCACAGCAATTAAAAAAAGAATTTTGGACAGCTTTTGGAAGATCATTTCCCAGAAAATGGATTCTTTATGATACCAAAATCAAGGACATGGCATTTAAGTTTTCTGCCGACAATAAAAAAGCAGAAGTTTCTCTGGATATCGAAATGAAAGATGAAATTTTCCGGAATGCCTATTATGAGAAGATCTGGTCTTTGGAGGATATATTAAAAGATTTCATCGGAGATTTTCAGAAGGAAGAATATTTCACTCTTGAAAATGGTAAGATCATCAGCAGGATATGGGTTGAAAAACATAATGTTTCCGTTTTTAATAAAAATACCTGGCAAGAAATTTTTGAATTTTTTGTGGACAAAATGGACGGTTTCGAAAGATTTTACTACGAATATGAGGATTTTATAAAGGATATATAGAATACTTACGAAATAAATACCACTTTATACTTCAGGTTGAGATAAAAAAAGAAAACTTATCTTTGCACTACCACTTAAACTAATAGATGAAACAAACTAACATGATTAAAAATGAGAAAAGTGTACAAAAACATTTTTGGAGAAATCATCTCTAAAAGTAAAGCTGTGAAGCTAAGCGAATATCATCTGTATTATTATGAAGAAGGCTCCGATTTCCTGAAAGAAATTGAATTCATCAATGAAGACAGTGTTTACAACATCAATTATTTT
Encoded here:
- a CDS encoding DUF4268 domain-containing protein; translated protein: MFSKQEAQQLKKEFWTAFGRSFPRKWILYDTKIKDMAFKFSADNKKAEVSLDIEMKDEIFRNAYYEKIWSLEDILKDFIGDFQKEEYFTLENGKIISRIWVEKHNVSVFNKNTWQEIFEFFVDKMDGFERFYYEYEDFIKDI
- a CDS encoding RrF2 family transcriptional regulator, translating into MLSKKSQYAFKALSYLVEKRNDGPILISEIAEHKKIPLKFLENILLELKKAEILDSKKGKGGGYFFKENPENVKLAKIIRLVNGPIAMLPCVSLNFYEKCDDCNEDHCGLHDVLIEVRDASLNILESKTLMDLVD